GGACAGGGTGAGCTGACAGACTGCCCACCTGTGGCTTCCCCGCTCCCTGTCCCAGATCTGTGACCAGGACTGAACTTTACTCACAACCATCAACAGCTGCTACAGCTTGATGGTCATTCTTCTAGAAGGTAcggatttttttctcatgtatggaaaagataaaggaaatttattttaaaagtggagGGAATCCAGAGCTGGTTCCCTTTAGCATTGAACAGAATCAGGTGAGCATGTGGCGCAACACTTACTATATTTTTAGTCATAGAAAAGTGACTACCTCCTTCTCATTTCAGATGCAAATCGCCTCATCAGCATCTCAGTTAATAGAAATGTGAAAGCAGAGTTTCATTGTGGAGTCTCCTTGGAAAATAATGGTTATTCTTGGAACAGAAATACCCCAGGAAAACATCGTGATGATGGAGAGTTGTATCAAGCAGAGTGAGGTCACTCACCTGCTGTCTTTCTCATGGACACACAGCAGCCCTGACTTTCTCTCCTTACTGTAAGGGCAAGGAAGCCCAGCAGTCGAAGCCACGGTCAGTTTGGGGGGCATCATGGCACTCAGGGTTTGATTTTAGCACCAAAGTACTTGGTCAGGGAGAAAAATGCCAAAGAATGTGACCACTAGTATCAGTTTCCTTTCATTGCTACCATTCTGGAAGAAGGGTTGTCCTCTACTGGAAACACATAAGGGTTTCATCTCAACAAAAGTTCAAAATGCAACTGATCATTGCCATGAATGCCGAGGAAAATGAACAACTTATTCCCTTTAAACTGGATTATGTAATGATTACCTCAGACCAGGTATAAGGGCTGAGggcttttagaaatatatttttattttctagtcaagatgggcattaaggaggacacatattgcatggtgcactgggtgttatatgcaaataatgaatcatggaacactacatcaaaaactagggatgtactgtatggtgactaacataacataataaaaaattatttaaaaaaagatagttaagagaaaatcagaaattttcATTGGAgacttttatttgttatttacaaGAAAGTTGTTCAGATTTGACCCCACAGGTAATCCATCTACCACAGTCATTTTGGAAACCCCAGAGCCAACCATTCAGAGGGACAAATGTTCATAACTACATTTCCTAATCTGTGCAAGCTAATAGTTTAAGGGACACTGATGAATTTTACACAATTTACTTTATGAAGTGTCAGTGGATCACATCAGATGGCTGAATTCATGTGCTCTTGTAATGAAAACATATTAAAGCACATGGGCCGTAGGTGTCACTGTGGAGAGAGCTTGCTTGTTGGCTTCTATGAGTTAGATTTTTCTAGTAAGCAATATTCATAAAGGCAGTAGACCCTGTCTTAAATAGGGAAATGATAGAAGTTTTCCCTAATGCTATTATCAGGTCAGTCATTATTTGTttcataggaaaagaaaaaatattaatcataatCATGTCTAGCTGTTCCtgtataaaaattttaactaaTCGTTGTGTCTCCAATTCTGTACACCTTCTCTCTCAGATCCTTGCTCACtagatttatctttcttttttatttatttattttttaaaatatctttttattatattatgttagtcaccataaataGATCTATCTTTCAATTTATCTGTTACATCTATTTTCTATCATGTAtctctctctataaaaaaaattaatcttttcaatttctttgctttttcacaGTATGTGCGTTGATGGTCTATGTATTTTATCTTCAGATAGTCTGATATACATTTCAAATCTGTTTCAGTATATGATTATAATGTCTATTATATGTTTGTATATTTCCTTCTAATGCATTTAATGTTTTCACGACTATGGGTTTTGTCCTTCCGTCTACCTAACAAGTCaacttattatattttttattttgcataattttatcCTTGTCTGTTCTTTCCCTATATATAATTCTGGCATCCAAATGCCCATTTTACTCAGTTTGTTACTTTTCCAGTGCTTATGATATCTGATTTTATTCCCGTAGGAATAGAAGAAGGATGACAAAAAAAGGTGACTCACAATTAAGAAGGAATGAAAGGGACAAATTCTAGCAATCTGGCAGGTTTTATCTTGCTGGGCTTTTCTGACCAGCCCCAGCTGGAAACGATCCTCTTTCTGGTTGTCTCTATCATATATGTTCTGACACTGGTGGGGAACACAGCGATCATACTGGTCTCCTACTTGAACCCCAAGCTCCACAAGCCCATGTACTTCTTTCTGTCTAATCTCTCCTTCCTGGACCTCTGCTTCACCACCAGCATCGTTCCACAAATGCTGTGGAATCTCAAGGGCCCTGAGAAGACCATCAGCTACACTGGGTGTGTGATCCAGCTTTACGTTGCGTTGGGGCTGGGTTCCACCGAGTGCATCCTCCTGACTGTAATGGCCTACGACCGCTTCAATGCCATCTGCCGACCCCTGCACTATGGCGTGATCATGCACCCGAAGCTTCTCCGGCACCTTGCAGCTGTGGCCTGGATCAGTGGTTTTGTGGAGTCCACGGTTCAGACCATCCTCATTTTCCAGTTGCCTCTCTGCAGCCACCACAGAGTGGACGACTTTATGTGTGAGGAGCCTGCCCTGATTAAAATTGCCTGCGTGAACACAACCTTCCTGGAAAATGAGCTCTCCGTAGCAAGTGTCCTCTACGTGGTTATACCTCTGGGGCTTATTCTGGTCTCCTATGGCTGCATCGCTAGAAGTGTGCTGAGGATAAAATCCGCGGAAGGCAGGAGGAAAGCATTTGGGACCTGTGGGTCCCACCtccttattgtggttttgttcTTCGGGACTATAATTTCTGTCTACATCCAACCCAAGAGCAAGTACACACAGAACCACAGTAGATTCCTCACCCTCTTCTATACTGTAGTGACACCCTCGCTTAACCCTCTGATTTACACCTTGAGAAACAAAGAGGTTAAGTGGGCTCTGAGAAGACTGCTGTGGAGAGACCCCCGTCAGGAGGAAATGTGAGACATACTCATGCAATCCCTCAGGGACCGGGGACTTTTAACATCATCTAATTACTGCTTCTCATCGAATTTATAAGGTTCGCAGTTTAATCTCCTAAATAAGATAGgtgtgaattttcttttcaacGGCATCCTGAAGTTACTATTCTAAACCTTTCTTATCCTCCCTTCTGAAAATGTCATGCTCctttttctggctgttttgtaaaGATtctatgaataaataaacaaatgtttatagGCATGTGCATGCATATCTGAATTATACTTTCATAAATTTTGGAGTTATTGCTCTAGGAATTAACTAATGTCATACCCGAACAATTATGGGAAATCGAGTGTCTCATCACAGAAGTAAATCTTCCAGCTCCTGGAGGGAGCGCTCCGGTCACAGCTGGGTCAGTCTGGGTCTACCTGAGGACATGGCTCCGTAACAGGTGCTCCGTCGGTAGCTCGCCACAGTGCAGGGGCCCTGCAGACCCACAGCGACCTGAGAGTTTGCCGTATGTAGGGTACTGTTGATTCTTGTGCGTGCAGAAGAGCATCTGGGATTAAGTACACTCAGGGATTTTTCTGATCTCTCCCACCCACAGAGAACACCACCAAGGAAAATGGGCCACAAGACTGAAAAATTCTCTCTTTTGCATCTCTTGTCACCACAGATTCTCTTCCCATCGCCTTTGATCGACCCTTTAGTGCTATATCGGAATCTAAGACAAATACGCAAACACATTTTAAGTATTGTCATTAAATCTGCATATTTAAATCTCACTAAAGTAAGcagatttatttgtaaataaaaacgATCGTCTTTGTCATATACAATATTCCCTTTGATTGATATTATAACTGCatagaatttcttttattatgttatgttagtcatcatacagcacatcattagtttttgatacagtgttccatgagtcattatttgcgtataacaccccttGCTCATTAcgacatgtgccctccttaatataaCTGCGTAGAATTTATAcagttgttttctttatattgaaTATAAAGTTTTTACCTGTTCTAATAACATACTTGAAAATGTTGgtaattttgaaatttgaaaatattggcCTTGTTTTCCTAACATTCACAGTAGTTATTAGtttacaaaatattatcaaaatccTTATTGGCTTCAATTCCAGAGCCTGCTTAAACATACTTACAACATGTTATTGCTTTATAAATGTGGCTTTGTAAATAATAAGTGCTTTTAATGGACAATAATCCTAAGGAATCATTTAATACAGATAAATAACTCCAGCAGACTTCAGTCAGTTGAATGGaatgacaaacacacacacacacacattggagaAGAAAAACATGCTCTAGTAAGAAGACATTGATAAGGTACCTTAGGTATTTCTCTGCTTATAAGAGAGAATGTGATTGACATTTGATTGAAATTTAACTGGTgtcatactgaaatatttttttttcattaaaatgattaaGATTGCCAAATACCTAACCAGCAATATGATTAcccaaatcatttaaaatgtataatttcaaaTAGGCAATAAgtgaaaaaactaataaaaatgatatCCTTATGTCTACACTAGGATGAAAAATTTTACTATTGtccatatattttacatttttagcaGTCATACCTAGAGGAATTAGTTTGTTTGTACTTttccaaaaacatttaaaaatattttaaagaaaaaataaatattagtgttttttaatttacagaaatAATATTAAACCATATGCTTCacttttactaatttttaagaCTATTCACAAAAGTATTCAGTTGATTTAATTATATGCatgtatctcattttatttagttaaatatttatattgtttcaaatttttttatttccaacaatgctgcaataaacattcttGTGTATATATGCTAGTTTTTACATACTTTCATGCAAGTGATTCTGTGTGATTGGTAATTACCTGTGgaatacctcttttttttaacatttaaaattttaaattcaattaattaacatataatgtattattggttcagaggtacaggtctgtgattcatcagtctgttataatacccagtgctcattacatcacatgccctccttaatgtccatcccccagttaccccatcctgcCACCAccgtcccctccagcaacacacagtttgtttcctatgattaagagcctcttatggttcctcttcctctttgatttcatcttgttttattttttctctcttcccctatgatcctgttttgtttcttaaattccacatatcagtgagatcatatgataattgtctttctctgattgacttatttcacttagcataataccctctagttctatccacgtcattgcaaatggcaagatttcatttttcaatggCTGCGTAATTGTCCATGTACAGATatacatcttctttgtc
The nucleotide sequence above comes from Ursus arctos isolate Adak ecotype North America unplaced genomic scaffold, UrsArc2.0 scaffold_27, whole genome shotgun sequence. Encoded proteins:
- the LOC113262015 gene encoding olfactory receptor 2G3-like; the protein is MKGTNSSNLAGFILLGFSDQPQLETILFLVVSIIYVLTLVGNTAIILVSYLNPKLHKPMYFFLSNLSFLDLCFTTSIVPQMLWNLKGPEKTISYTGCVIQLYVALGLGSTECILLTVMAYDRFNAICRPLHYGVIMHPKLLRHLAAVAWISGFVESTVQTILIFQLPLCSHHRVDDFMCEEPALIKIACVNTTFLENELSVASVLYVVIPLGLILVSYGCIARSVLRIKSAEGRRKAFGTCGSHLLIVVLFFGTIISVYIQPKSKYTQNHSRFLTLFYTVVTPSLNPLIYTLRNKEVKWALRRLLWRDPRQEEM